The genomic stretch AACTTACAGCTGCAAGTGTCGAGATTGTTAATATATTTGTTGATATTAATATGAATTTACGTAATTTCATTGTTGTCCTTCTATTGTTTAATTTATTATATATAATAGATATTTATGTAAGGATATGTTAATTTAAAACAATATATTTATTTATCTTAATAACAATAAGACAAATGACTATTAATTTAATTATTTTACTTAAACAGGGATAATGTTATTAAGGTAAAATATCTTGTTTAAATGACATATCCTTGTGTTAATTGTAATATATATATATATATATGCGAAAAGTTGAATACTTGTAATTATGTTTTGAGTGGTTAAGATTAAAAAGAAGGGTAAGAACAGTAAAAATATATTAATTTAAGTTATTTATACTTAATAAGTATATATTTATTATAAATAATTATTTCCATATATTTTCCATAGGAATTTTTAAATTCATTTTAAAATAATCATATTTTAGTAAAAAAAGATTATTCAAATTTTTTTATAGTGTGCACATAAGCCGGAGCAAATTATTTGGTAAAAATTTGGTTTTTTACTATATAAGAAGCTATGTATATAAGGTTCTTTTAAATTATTGTAGTATTTTGTTTAAATGTTGCCTTGTTTAATATTTATATCTATAGAAAAAGTTTTAAACTTAATAGTATAAATGCAGATATAAGGTATATAAAATTAATAAAAAAAGTTTTTTATTTTTAAAAATATTTATATTAAATTATTACAAACAATTACGATAATTTTTCATATTATTTTAAAATTTAACTAAAAAACCCCAGCTTAGCTGGTTTTTTTATCATTTAATCATTAACATTATCTGCTTCAGTTAAGTAGCAAGCATTAAAGCCTGCACTTTTAATTGAGTTAAATAAGTATTCTTCTCCTTGTTGCACAATAATAACTGTATATTTATCAAATACTTCACCAAGATATTCAAGTAATTTCCATAATTCATTTGTACCATTGCTATCTAATCTCTCATTATTTTTACTTCTAGTATGCGGTACAACTCTTATTTTTGTAGTGCCTTTTCCATTACTAAAGGTAATTTTAGCTGATTCACTAAGTGTATTACCTAAGATAACTTCTCTTACCTGATTCTTATTTAGCTCATTAGTATTTAATGTTCACATATCTGAATTATTATAAAATTTAATTCTTAATAGTTTACGATAAGTATTATTATAGTTATAGTTACCATCACGGTTGCGGAAATCTAACCCAGCTAAAGATTTAATACTTGGAGCGTTAGAAAAATCTAAACCTAATGGCCAAGTTATTTTTATCTTTTCATCACGATCAGTAAGTTGGTATGTTAAACCTAAACCTTGGAAGAATTTTTCATTATTTAGAGTTCAATAAAACATTTTTAATGCTTTATTAACTTTATATAAATCAAATTCTCCTGCTATATAAATATCTTCTTCG from Mycoplasmopsis bovirhinis encodes the following:
- a CDS encoding putative immunoglobulin-blocking virulence protein; translated protein: MDKISLDTRYKITSYRIKNIGKNKTLNMDDIFSEIPNKLPLLELFFATKNTTVLRRLRDKEIKELNFYTDSKQEAESNEWAINPLVLSNIKNINLAQNPATSNYDQTSYYVIKFDNLSFDEEDIYIAGEFDLYKVNKALKMFYWTLNNEKFFQGLGLTYQLTDRDEKIKITWPLGLDFSNAPSIKSLAGLDFRNRDGNYNYNNTYRKLLRIKFYNNSDMWTLNTNELNKNQVREVILGNTLSESAKITFSNGKGTTKIRVVPHTRSKNNERLDSNGTNELWKLLEYLGEVFDKYTVIIVQQGEEYLFNSIKSAGFNACYLTEADNVND